The Tepidisphaeraceae bacterium DNA window AACGGGATCGTCATCAGCAGCTTGATCGTGACGATCAACTGGCCATCGCGAATGTTGCTGGCGAGCAGGCCGATGTGCAGCGGCTGGGGCAGGGCGAAGCGGAAGACCTCGTCCTGCAGTTGCCAGCGGTAGGTGTCGTGCAGGATGGCAGAGAGGTTGTTGACCGACGGGCCCATGTACATGGCCTGGTACTGGTGCGTGCCCTGTTGAAAGCCGACGTGCCACCAGGACCACGTGCCGCCGAACGACAAACCGCAGAGGACGACTGCGCCGCAGACAATCGCCAGCACGGCGATCGGCAGCGACCGGCGATTGCCGAGCCAGAGGACGGCGATGAGCAGGGCGGCCAGCGCGAGCGCGATCAGGACGGGGCCGACGGGCCGGGCCGCTTCGGGCGCGGGGGCGTAGTAGATTGGCAAGACGATCGCCGGCAGCGCCAGCACCGAGGCGATCGCCATGGCAGGCTTGCTGTCGGTCAGGCGGCAGGCCATCACGACCAAACCGACGACGGTGATTAGGCCGACATACTGCACGGCGTTGGCGGTCTGAAGCAACCAGGGCGAGGCGACGGCGAGGAATGCACAGGCAAAGCCGACCAACAGCCGACCCGCGGCGCCAGGGCGCGCGTCGAACAGTGGCCAGAGCAACAGCAGGGGCGCGCCGAACAGCAGCTGACCCTTCAACATCACGCCCACGCCCAATGGAAGGCCGGCGAGGAACCATCGGTTAATCGACGCCAACCACACGGCCAGCACGTAGAACGGCACGATCCACAGGTCCCACTGGGGCCAGATGTGCGATTCGACCAGGATGTTCGGTTCAAACCAGACGAGCAGGGCGCCGATCCACCCGAGCGCCCAAGCCTTCAGGGTGAGACCCGTACTGGCATGGTCGCTTAAGCGACCATGCGGGGTGATGTCGGATTCATCCAACGTGCCGCGCCATCGGGAGAAGGCCCGTCGTGCCCGCGCGAAGGGGGACAAGGCGCCGGGTCCCGGGGATGCGCCACGAATCACCCAATGACGGATCAATAAAAACATCCCCACGCACGTGAGCGCAGCCATGAAGATGTTCACGTTCAACATGAACGCGGTGAACGGGTAACCCTCGCGCCATTCGGTGGCAGTGGCATCTTCGGCGCGATTGTTGCGGGCCCAGAAGGTGGGGATCAACAGGCGCAGCGGCACGTAATCCAGCCCGTACCGCTGGCGCTCGCGGCCGTTCGCGTAGGCGTCGTCGATGCGCTTCACCCACCCGCGATACAGGTACGACAGCGACGGCGTCTCCTGCGGGTTCCCCTCGTTGGCGGCCAGCTGTCGGGCGACATCGTTGACGGCGGTGCCCTGGTTGAAGGCGTTGTTGATGTCGCCGGTATGACGCATCATCGGGAACTGGTCGTACAGCGAGTTCCGAAGCACGTACCCGTAATGCGCCAGCACGCTCGAGACGCACAACATGCCGATCAGTAATGCGCCGAACAGGATGGTGCGCTTCAACCGGTTTTGATGGCGTGGCAGCTCGGGCGGTTGCGATTCGAATGGACGTTGGCCTGCATCCGCCGACGAATCGGTCGACCGCGGCGGTTCGAGGAACTCGGGCAACACGTCCCCAGTGACCGGCACGCGCGGGCGCGGCCGGCGAGGGGGCTCGGCGGGCGTGAGGTCGATGATGTTGGTGTCGTCGGTTCGCAAGGGGCGGCAATATGTTGTCGATCTGCGGTTCGGTAGGCGTAATGCTTTAACATCTGGCGTCGGTTACGTACACTTCTACCCTCCCGTGCGTAGAACGTTTTCCATTCTTCTTGTCGCTGCCGTCGTGTCGGGCTGTTCGCCCGAGGCGTACCGTCGTCGGGCGGATCTGCAGGTCGACAAGATCCTGGCCGACCGCAAGGAGACCACGCTCGACTACCAGCCACAGACCGAGGTGGGCCCGGAGGAAACCCCCGCGCCCCCGTCGCGGGCGGCGTACGACCGGGTGCCTTATACCGTGATTGCGCCGCCGGTGCCGTCACCGGTTGAACCGTCGCGCGTGCAGATGAAGCACGAGGCGTTGGGGCCGGTTCAGTTGTTCCCCACCGGTGTGGGCGTGCCCGACAGCGACGAGGAGGCCGACGCCGTCGGTCCTGAAGCCGCCCGACAACAGGCGGCCAACGCGTTCCGCCTCGGCCCACCAGTGCCCGGTGAGCGAGCCCAGCGGCTGGATTTGTTCGGCGCCCTCTCCTTCGCCACCATCAACAGCCGGCAGTACCGCACGCGGATGGAGGAACTGTACCTGGCAGCGTTGGACGTCACGCTGCAACGGCACCTGCTGTCGCCGCGGCCGTTCGTGCAGCAAAGCTTCGGCATCTCGGGTGGACAAGCCGACGTGGACTACGCCGCCGCGTTAACCGCGACGACGGCGGCGGGGGTGCGGCAACGCCTGCCGTACGGCGGTGAGGTGGTCGCGCAAACGTTGGTGACGTTCGTTAACGCGCTGACCGATTCGGCCGACAGTGGTGAGTCGGCCGCGATCGTGCTGTCGGGATCGGTGCCGTTGTTGCGCGGGGCGGGGTTGATCAACCTGGAAGCATTGATCGCCTCGGAGCGCGGCGTGGTCTATTCCGTGCGCAGCTTCGAGGAATATCGCCGCTCGTTCGCGGTCGATATCGCCAGCGCTTACTTCCGACTGCTCACGCGTCAAAATCTGGTGAACAACCGCCGCACGCAGGTG harbors:
- a CDS encoding TolC family protein — protein: MRRTFSILLVAAVVSGCSPEAYRRRADLQVDKILADRKETTLDYQPQTEVGPEETPAPPSRAAYDRVPYTVIAPPVPSPVEPSRVQMKHEALGPVQLFPTGVGVPDSDEEADAVGPEAARQQAANAFRLGPPVPGERAQRLDLFGALSFATINSRQYRTRMEELYLAALDVTLQRHLLSPRPFVQQSFGISGGQADVDYAAALTATTAAGVRQRLPYGGEVVAQTLVTFVNALTDSADSGESAAIVLSGSVPLLRGAGLINLEALIASERGVVYSVRSFEEYRRSFAVDIASAYFRLLTRQNLVNNRRTQVRNYEVLVERTRALYAAGRIRFLEVQRTSAAYLQAQSRLITAQLTLQNAVDDFKVLLGMDVATDLEIVPVELQANVPDLSGDALAVANRLRLDLQTARDQIEDARRGIENAENGLLPDLNLTGQASVGNRVNTPGRQIDARSSQYSAGVAFDLPVDRLAERNIYRRSLIAFERSRRNYEVLRDNIEADVRASVRQIRSAQATLDLQSNAIALARRRLEYASELLRQGQIDARDLVEAQTALLEAQDSYDSARADVQIALLQFMRDTGTLRVDPAAGAIGRALDRENIPNEVDLERVE